A single genomic interval of Helianthus annuus cultivar XRQ/B chromosome 6, HanXRQr2.0-SUNRISE, whole genome shotgun sequence harbors:
- the LOC110895916 gene encoding protein SEMI-ROLLED LEAF 2 isoform X2: protein MGVISRRVIPVCSILCVCCPSLRARSRHPVKRYKKLLADIFPRSQGGEPNERKIGKLCEYASKNPLRIPKITDYLEQKFYKNLRNENVSAVKAVLLVYGKLLSSCKQQMPLFASSFLGIIGTLLEQSQHHEMQILGCNALVNFVNNQIDSAYLFNLEGLIPKLCQLAEEVGDDERVLRLRSAGLEVLASMVRLLGEQPHVSMDFENIISVTLENYMDFQLNQETKKFNRQLSQQAHEHAPSFSDAPLVDAHKNPSYWARVCLHNMVQSATGVTNVRRVLEPILHKFGTDKLWLPEKGLAFSVLKYLLKVMEEPGYVKHHASVTIVGAISDLIKHLRKCLQRLSQPSSSTDSSIYIDLQSSLENCISNLSCKVGDVGPILDTMAIALENIPTSANMARANISAIYRTAQVIKSTPNITYFRKVFPDALFHHLLLAMSHPDHEARVLAHRVFSIVLIPSLSQTWSIEDIIPSSQGGFPSMILQKAADGSNKSILETIDEETIEKEHDNIENHVKHTTESLSCGSNDTSTCNGNTASSSMRLSGHQASLVLSSIWYQVTSMQNSPENFEAMAHTYTLALSSILSKNPIHVALIRFFQLALSIRSISLNQQGGLQASQKRPMFTLASYMIMVSAKACHLPELVSLVRSTLIEETVDPYLVLDGDIRLRAVCTKAGDKNCYGSHENEACAMKSLVAIEAKDQKLKDALSSHFVSCLGTSSQEQVSNMKAQLSEWFLPDDEYPMGTQEPFSLQDFDEVIPSANEDPLDRCGSQSDPRAAIDSLDIISVSQLLDSVAETAEHVESMPNSSITLTFDEIKNQCEALVMGKQQKMSVLQSFKEQQEAMAIISSGEHEKYTPVTSNNQSISSDRTHAKDRVFSCLNEYGQQESFRLPSVSPYDKFLKPSRW from the exons ATGGGGGTTATCTCGAGACGGGTTATTCCTGTATGTAGCATCCTATGTGTATGTTGTCCTTCATTGCGAGCTAGGTCAAGACATCCTGTTAAACGTTATAAGAAGCTTCTTGCAGATATTTTCCCACGCTCTCAG gGTGGTGAGCCAAATGAGCGCAAGATTGGAAAGCTTTGTGAATATGCTTCTAAAAATCCTCTACGCATACCCAAG ATTACTGATTACCTGGAGCAAAAATTTTACAAGAATTTGCGAAATGAAAATGTGTCTGCAGTTAAAGCTGTACTGCTTGTTTACGGGAAATTGTTATCCTCTTGTAAGCAGCAGAT GCCTCTCTTTGCCAGTAGTTTTTTGGGAATCATTGGGACCCTACTAGAGCAATCACAACACCACGAAATGCAAATTCTTGGTTGTAATGCCCTAGTCAACTTCGTAAACAACCAG ATAGACAGTGCATACCTGTTCAACTTAGAAGGCCTCATTCCAAAGCTTTGTCAACTGGCAGAAGAAGTTGGAGATGATGAAAGAGTATTAAGGCTAAGGTCAGCAGGACTTGAAGTGTTGGCCTCTATGGTGCGGTTGTTGGGGGAGCAGCCTCATGTCTCCATGGACTTTGAGAAT ATTATATCAGTGACTTTGGAGAATTATATGGACTTTCAACTCAACCAAGAAACCAAAAAGTTCAACAGACAACTTTCTCAACAAGCCCATGAACATGCTCCTTCATTCTCTGACGCCCCTCTGGT GGATGCACACAAGAACCCTTCTTATTGGGCCCGGGTTTGCCTGCATAACATGGTCCAATCCGCAACCGGGGTGACAAATGTGCGACGTGTATTGGAGCCTATTCTTCACAAATTTGGCACTGATAAGCTTTGGCTCCCAGAGAAAGGGCTTGCCTTTTCTGTTTTGAAGTATCTCTTGAAGGTTATGGAGGAACCAG GGTATGTAAAGCATCATGCCTCAGTCACCATTGTTGGTGCAATATCTGATCTAATTAAACACTTACGCAAGTGCCTACAAAGACTATCTCAACCTTCAAGCTCTACTGATAGCAGCATCTATATTGATCTTCAAAGCAGTTTAGAAAATTGCATCTCAAATCTCTCATGTAAG GTTGGAGATGTGGGACCTATTCTTGATACTATGGCTATCGCGCTAGAGAATATCCCGACTAGTGCTAATATGGCTAGAGCAAATATTTCTGCTATTTATCGGACTGCACAAGTTATCAAATCCACTCCAAACATAACCTACTTCAGAAAG gtgttccctgatgctCTCTTTCACCACTTGCTCTTGGCAATGTCACATCCAGATCATGAAGCGCGAGTTCTTGCACACCGTGTTTTCTCTATCGTGCTGATCCCGTCTTTAAGTCAAACTTGGTCAATCGAAGATATAATACCTTCTTCACAAGGTGGCTTTCCATCAATGATATTACAAAAGGCAGCAGATGGGAGTAACAAAAGCATACTCGAAACCATAGATGAAGAGACAATAGAGAAAGAACATGATAACATTGAAAACCATGTGAAGCATACTACCGAATCTTTATCTTGTGGTAGCAATGACACTTCTACCTGTAATGGGAATACA GCATCTAGTTCCATGCGATTGAGCGGTCATCAAGCGAGTCTTGTCCTTTCATCCATTTGGTATCAAGTAACATCCATGCAAAATAGCCCTGAAAATTTCGAGGCAATGGCACATACATATACTCTTGCTTTATCGTCTATTTTGTCAAAG AATCCAATTCATGTGGCCTTAATCCGGTTTTTCCAGTTGGCATTGTCCATCAGAAGCATCTCCTTGAATCAACAAG GTGGCCTGCAAGCATCCCAGAAAAGGCCTATGTTTACGTTGGCTTCATACATGATTATGGTCTCCGCAAAGGCGTGCCATCTTCCGGAGCTAGTTTCTTTGGTTAGATCAACATTGATAGAAGAAACA GTAGATCCTTATCTGGTGTTGGATGGAGATATTAGACTCCGGGCTGTTTGTACAAAAGCAGGTGACAAAAACTGCTATGGATCACACGAAAACGAAGCTTGTGCAATGAAGTCACTCGTTGCAATAGAAGCCAAGGATCAGAAATTAAAAGATGCACTTTCATCACACTTTGTATCATGTCTTGGCACATCTTCACAG GAACAAGTATCAAATATGAAGGCACAACTTTCAGAGTGGTTCTTGCCTGATGATGAATATCCTATGGGGACACAAGAGCCATTTTCACTTCAGGATTTTGATGAG GTAATACCATCAGCAAATGAAGATCCGTTGGATCGATGTGGAAGCCAATCAGATCCCAGAGCCGCCATCGATTCACTTGACATTATAAGTGTCAGCCAGCTGTTGGATTCG GTAGCGGAAACAGCAGAACATGTTGAAAGCATGCCGAACTCGTCTATAACTTTAACTTTCGACGAAATAAAAAATCAGTGTGAGGCTCTTGTGATGGGAAAACAGCAGAAAATGTCTGTGCTTCAGAGTTTTAAGGAGCAACAAGAAGCCATGGCGATAATTTCTTCTGGTGAACATGAAAAGTATACTCCTGTTACATCAAATAAT CAATCGATATCGAGTGATCGGACACATGCAAAGGATCGGGTCTTTTCTTGTTTGAACGAGTATGGACAACAAGAGTCATTCAGGTTACCATCTGTAAGCCCATATGACAAGTTTTTGAAGCCATCAAGATGGTAG
- the LOC110895916 gene encoding protein SEMI-ROLLED LEAF 2 isoform X3: MQILGCNALVNFVNNQIDSAYLFNLEGLIPKLCQLAEEVGDDERVLRLRSAGLEVLASMVRLLGEQPHVSMDFENIISVTLENYMDFQLNQETKKFNRQLSQQAHEHAPSFSDAPLVDAHKNPSYWARVCLHNMVQSATGVTNVRRVLEPILHKFGTDKLWLPEKGLAFSVLKYLLKVMEEPDDRSHLLLPILVKHLDNKHVTKQPVLQLQILNVATQLSGYVKHHASVTIVGAISDLIKHLRKCLQRLSQPSSSTDSSIYIDLQSSLENCISNLSCKVGDVGPILDTMAIALENIPTSANMARANISAIYRTAQVIKSTPNITYFRKVFPDALFHHLLLAMSHPDHEARVLAHRVFSIVLIPSLSQTWSIEDIIPSSQGGFPSMILQKAADGSNKSILETIDEETIEKEHDNIENHVKHTTESLSCGSNDTSTCNGNTASSSMRLSGHQASLVLSSIWYQVTSMQNSPENFEAMAHTYTLALSSILSKNPIHVALIRFFQLALSIRSISLNQQGGLQASQKRPMFTLASYMIMVSAKACHLPELVSLVRSTLIEETVDPYLVLDGDIRLRAVCTKAGDKNCYGSHENEACAMKSLVAIEAKDQKLKDALSSHFVSCLGTSSQEQVSNMKAQLSEWFLPDDEYPMGTQEPFSLQDFDEVIPSANEDPLDRCGSQSDPRAAIDSLDIISVSQLLDSVAETAEHVESMPNSSITLTFDEIKNQCEALVMGKQQKMSVLQSFKEQQEAMAIISSGEHEKYTPVTSNNQSISSDRTHAKDRVFSCLNEYGQQESFRLPSVSPYDKFLKPSRW; this comes from the exons ATGCAAATTCTTGGTTGTAATGCCCTAGTCAACTTCGTAAACAACCAG ATAGACAGTGCATACCTGTTCAACTTAGAAGGCCTCATTCCAAAGCTTTGTCAACTGGCAGAAGAAGTTGGAGATGATGAAAGAGTATTAAGGCTAAGGTCAGCAGGACTTGAAGTGTTGGCCTCTATGGTGCGGTTGTTGGGGGAGCAGCCTCATGTCTCCATGGACTTTGAGAAT ATTATATCAGTGACTTTGGAGAATTATATGGACTTTCAACTCAACCAAGAAACCAAAAAGTTCAACAGACAACTTTCTCAACAAGCCCATGAACATGCTCCTTCATTCTCTGACGCCCCTCTGGT GGATGCACACAAGAACCCTTCTTATTGGGCCCGGGTTTGCCTGCATAACATGGTCCAATCCGCAACCGGGGTGACAAATGTGCGACGTGTATTGGAGCCTATTCTTCACAAATTTGGCACTGATAAGCTTTGGCTCCCAGAGAAAGGGCTTGCCTTTTCTGTTTTGAAGTATCTCTTGAAGGTTATGGAGGAACCAG ATGACAGATCCCACTTATTATTGCCTATCTTGGTTAAGCATCTGGACAACAAACATGTTACCAAGCAGCCCGTTTTGCAGTTACAAATTCTAAATGTTGCTACACAACTGTCAGGGTATGTAAAGCATCATGCCTCAGTCACCATTGTTGGTGCAATATCTGATCTAATTAAACACTTACGCAAGTGCCTACAAAGACTATCTCAACCTTCAAGCTCTACTGATAGCAGCATCTATATTGATCTTCAAAGCAGTTTAGAAAATTGCATCTCAAATCTCTCATGTAAG GTTGGAGATGTGGGACCTATTCTTGATACTATGGCTATCGCGCTAGAGAATATCCCGACTAGTGCTAATATGGCTAGAGCAAATATTTCTGCTATTTATCGGACTGCACAAGTTATCAAATCCACTCCAAACATAACCTACTTCAGAAAG gtgttccctgatgctCTCTTTCACCACTTGCTCTTGGCAATGTCACATCCAGATCATGAAGCGCGAGTTCTTGCACACCGTGTTTTCTCTATCGTGCTGATCCCGTCTTTAAGTCAAACTTGGTCAATCGAAGATATAATACCTTCTTCACAAGGTGGCTTTCCATCAATGATATTACAAAAGGCAGCAGATGGGAGTAACAAAAGCATACTCGAAACCATAGATGAAGAGACAATAGAGAAAGAACATGATAACATTGAAAACCATGTGAAGCATACTACCGAATCTTTATCTTGTGGTAGCAATGACACTTCTACCTGTAATGGGAATACA GCATCTAGTTCCATGCGATTGAGCGGTCATCAAGCGAGTCTTGTCCTTTCATCCATTTGGTATCAAGTAACATCCATGCAAAATAGCCCTGAAAATTTCGAGGCAATGGCACATACATATACTCTTGCTTTATCGTCTATTTTGTCAAAG AATCCAATTCATGTGGCCTTAATCCGGTTTTTCCAGTTGGCATTGTCCATCAGAAGCATCTCCTTGAATCAACAAG GTGGCCTGCAAGCATCCCAGAAAAGGCCTATGTTTACGTTGGCTTCATACATGATTATGGTCTCCGCAAAGGCGTGCCATCTTCCGGAGCTAGTTTCTTTGGTTAGATCAACATTGATAGAAGAAACA GTAGATCCTTATCTGGTGTTGGATGGAGATATTAGACTCCGGGCTGTTTGTACAAAAGCAGGTGACAAAAACTGCTATGGATCACACGAAAACGAAGCTTGTGCAATGAAGTCACTCGTTGCAATAGAAGCCAAGGATCAGAAATTAAAAGATGCACTTTCATCACACTTTGTATCATGTCTTGGCACATCTTCACAG GAACAAGTATCAAATATGAAGGCACAACTTTCAGAGTGGTTCTTGCCTGATGATGAATATCCTATGGGGACACAAGAGCCATTTTCACTTCAGGATTTTGATGAG GTAATACCATCAGCAAATGAAGATCCGTTGGATCGATGTGGAAGCCAATCAGATCCCAGAGCCGCCATCGATTCACTTGACATTATAAGTGTCAGCCAGCTGTTGGATTCG GTAGCGGAAACAGCAGAACATGTTGAAAGCATGCCGAACTCGTCTATAACTTTAACTTTCGACGAAATAAAAAATCAGTGTGAGGCTCTTGTGATGGGAAAACAGCAGAAAATGTCTGTGCTTCAGAGTTTTAAGGAGCAACAAGAAGCCATGGCGATAATTTCTTCTGGTGAACATGAAAAGTATACTCCTGTTACATCAAATAAT CAATCGATATCGAGTGATCGGACACATGCAAAGGATCGGGTCTTTTCTTGTTTGAACGAGTATGGACAACAAGAGTCATTCAGGTTACCATCTGTAAGCCCATATGACAAGTTTTTGAAGCCATCAAGATGGTAG
- the LOC110895916 gene encoding protein SEMI-ROLLED LEAF 2 isoform X1 produces the protein MGVISRRVIPVCSILCVCCPSLRARSRHPVKRYKKLLADIFPRSQGGEPNERKIGKLCEYASKNPLRIPKITDYLEQKFYKNLRNENVSAVKAVLLVYGKLLSSCKQQMPLFASSFLGIIGTLLEQSQHHEMQILGCNALVNFVNNQIDSAYLFNLEGLIPKLCQLAEEVGDDERVLRLRSAGLEVLASMVRLLGEQPHVSMDFENIISVTLENYMDFQLNQETKKFNRQLSQQAHEHAPSFSDAPLVDAHKNPSYWARVCLHNMVQSATGVTNVRRVLEPILHKFGTDKLWLPEKGLAFSVLKYLLKVMEEPDDRSHLLLPILVKHLDNKHVTKQPVLQLQILNVATQLSGYVKHHASVTIVGAISDLIKHLRKCLQRLSQPSSSTDSSIYIDLQSSLENCISNLSCKVGDVGPILDTMAIALENIPTSANMARANISAIYRTAQVIKSTPNITYFRKVFPDALFHHLLLAMSHPDHEARVLAHRVFSIVLIPSLSQTWSIEDIIPSSQGGFPSMILQKAADGSNKSILETIDEETIEKEHDNIENHVKHTTESLSCGSNDTSTCNGNTASSSMRLSGHQASLVLSSIWYQVTSMQNSPENFEAMAHTYTLALSSILSKNPIHVALIRFFQLALSIRSISLNQQGGLQASQKRPMFTLASYMIMVSAKACHLPELVSLVRSTLIEETVDPYLVLDGDIRLRAVCTKAGDKNCYGSHENEACAMKSLVAIEAKDQKLKDALSSHFVSCLGTSSQEQVSNMKAQLSEWFLPDDEYPMGTQEPFSLQDFDEVIPSANEDPLDRCGSQSDPRAAIDSLDIISVSQLLDSVAETAEHVESMPNSSITLTFDEIKNQCEALVMGKQQKMSVLQSFKEQQEAMAIISSGEHEKYTPVTSNNQSISSDRTHAKDRVFSCLNEYGQQESFRLPSVSPYDKFLKPSRW, from the exons ATGGGGGTTATCTCGAGACGGGTTATTCCTGTATGTAGCATCCTATGTGTATGTTGTCCTTCATTGCGAGCTAGGTCAAGACATCCTGTTAAACGTTATAAGAAGCTTCTTGCAGATATTTTCCCACGCTCTCAG gGTGGTGAGCCAAATGAGCGCAAGATTGGAAAGCTTTGTGAATATGCTTCTAAAAATCCTCTACGCATACCCAAG ATTACTGATTACCTGGAGCAAAAATTTTACAAGAATTTGCGAAATGAAAATGTGTCTGCAGTTAAAGCTGTACTGCTTGTTTACGGGAAATTGTTATCCTCTTGTAAGCAGCAGAT GCCTCTCTTTGCCAGTAGTTTTTTGGGAATCATTGGGACCCTACTAGAGCAATCACAACACCACGAAATGCAAATTCTTGGTTGTAATGCCCTAGTCAACTTCGTAAACAACCAG ATAGACAGTGCATACCTGTTCAACTTAGAAGGCCTCATTCCAAAGCTTTGTCAACTGGCAGAAGAAGTTGGAGATGATGAAAGAGTATTAAGGCTAAGGTCAGCAGGACTTGAAGTGTTGGCCTCTATGGTGCGGTTGTTGGGGGAGCAGCCTCATGTCTCCATGGACTTTGAGAAT ATTATATCAGTGACTTTGGAGAATTATATGGACTTTCAACTCAACCAAGAAACCAAAAAGTTCAACAGACAACTTTCTCAACAAGCCCATGAACATGCTCCTTCATTCTCTGACGCCCCTCTGGT GGATGCACACAAGAACCCTTCTTATTGGGCCCGGGTTTGCCTGCATAACATGGTCCAATCCGCAACCGGGGTGACAAATGTGCGACGTGTATTGGAGCCTATTCTTCACAAATTTGGCACTGATAAGCTTTGGCTCCCAGAGAAAGGGCTTGCCTTTTCTGTTTTGAAGTATCTCTTGAAGGTTATGGAGGAACCAG ATGACAGATCCCACTTATTATTGCCTATCTTGGTTAAGCATCTGGACAACAAACATGTTACCAAGCAGCCCGTTTTGCAGTTACAAATTCTAAATGTTGCTACACAACTGTCAGGGTATGTAAAGCATCATGCCTCAGTCACCATTGTTGGTGCAATATCTGATCTAATTAAACACTTACGCAAGTGCCTACAAAGACTATCTCAACCTTCAAGCTCTACTGATAGCAGCATCTATATTGATCTTCAAAGCAGTTTAGAAAATTGCATCTCAAATCTCTCATGTAAG GTTGGAGATGTGGGACCTATTCTTGATACTATGGCTATCGCGCTAGAGAATATCCCGACTAGTGCTAATATGGCTAGAGCAAATATTTCTGCTATTTATCGGACTGCACAAGTTATCAAATCCACTCCAAACATAACCTACTTCAGAAAG gtgttccctgatgctCTCTTTCACCACTTGCTCTTGGCAATGTCACATCCAGATCATGAAGCGCGAGTTCTTGCACACCGTGTTTTCTCTATCGTGCTGATCCCGTCTTTAAGTCAAACTTGGTCAATCGAAGATATAATACCTTCTTCACAAGGTGGCTTTCCATCAATGATATTACAAAAGGCAGCAGATGGGAGTAACAAAAGCATACTCGAAACCATAGATGAAGAGACAATAGAGAAAGAACATGATAACATTGAAAACCATGTGAAGCATACTACCGAATCTTTATCTTGTGGTAGCAATGACACTTCTACCTGTAATGGGAATACA GCATCTAGTTCCATGCGATTGAGCGGTCATCAAGCGAGTCTTGTCCTTTCATCCATTTGGTATCAAGTAACATCCATGCAAAATAGCCCTGAAAATTTCGAGGCAATGGCACATACATATACTCTTGCTTTATCGTCTATTTTGTCAAAG AATCCAATTCATGTGGCCTTAATCCGGTTTTTCCAGTTGGCATTGTCCATCAGAAGCATCTCCTTGAATCAACAAG GTGGCCTGCAAGCATCCCAGAAAAGGCCTATGTTTACGTTGGCTTCATACATGATTATGGTCTCCGCAAAGGCGTGCCATCTTCCGGAGCTAGTTTCTTTGGTTAGATCAACATTGATAGAAGAAACA GTAGATCCTTATCTGGTGTTGGATGGAGATATTAGACTCCGGGCTGTTTGTACAAAAGCAGGTGACAAAAACTGCTATGGATCACACGAAAACGAAGCTTGTGCAATGAAGTCACTCGTTGCAATAGAAGCCAAGGATCAGAAATTAAAAGATGCACTTTCATCACACTTTGTATCATGTCTTGGCACATCTTCACAG GAACAAGTATCAAATATGAAGGCACAACTTTCAGAGTGGTTCTTGCCTGATGATGAATATCCTATGGGGACACAAGAGCCATTTTCACTTCAGGATTTTGATGAG GTAATACCATCAGCAAATGAAGATCCGTTGGATCGATGTGGAAGCCAATCAGATCCCAGAGCCGCCATCGATTCACTTGACATTATAAGTGTCAGCCAGCTGTTGGATTCG GTAGCGGAAACAGCAGAACATGTTGAAAGCATGCCGAACTCGTCTATAACTTTAACTTTCGACGAAATAAAAAATCAGTGTGAGGCTCTTGTGATGGGAAAACAGCAGAAAATGTCTGTGCTTCAGAGTTTTAAGGAGCAACAAGAAGCCATGGCGATAATTTCTTCTGGTGAACATGAAAAGTATACTCCTGTTACATCAAATAAT CAATCGATATCGAGTGATCGGACACATGCAAAGGATCGGGTCTTTTCTTGTTTGAACGAGTATGGACAACAAGAGTCATTCAGGTTACCATCTGTAAGCCCATATGACAAGTTTTTGAAGCCATCAAGATGGTAG